GTCGCTGATTCCCAACTGATCAGATTGTAAGCCAACGCACGGGCGTGTTAGCCCGCGAGCGCCGCAACCGTGGACGCCAGGCTTTCTTTGCTGTAGGACGCGGCCATCCGATTTTCCGCTTATGGTGCCCGCGAAATGCAGCCGATCTCCACCTTTCCTGTCTATATTATTTCAATTGCCCGTGCGCGGGCGCGGCTGGAGAAAATGCTGGAGGGGGCCTCTGGCCTCGATCTTGATCTGCGGCCGGTCGACGGTGTCGATGGTAAAACCATTGCCCCTGAGAATTGGCGCGATTTCGACCGAAGCGGTTTTGAATTGCGCAATGGCCGCCATGCGCTGCCGGGCGAATATGGTTGTTATGCCAGCCACATCAAGGCGCTGGAACTCTTCCTGTCGACCGATGCGCCCGTCGCCGTCGTCGTCGAAGATGACGTCGCTTTCACGCCTGATTTTTCGGAGCGGGTAAAGGCGATCGTTGCGATCATGCCGGACGATGCGATCGTGAAACTGACAAACCACCGCCGCAAAGGTTTCAAGGGCCGCGGAACCAGCGCGCTTGGCGACAGTTTCGGCCGCTGCATTTACGGCCCGCAAGGGTCTTCCGCATGCTACATCATCTCGCGCCGCGCCGCGCAACGCTTCCTAAACGCCGCGCGCGTCATGACGCTGCCTTTCGACCGCGCTCTGGAATGCGGCTGGGGTTACGGCACAAAGGTCTACGTGACAGACAAGGATTTCCTGCCCTTCGGCGACCCGAATACGCTGGTCGCGACACGAGCGGAATATAAGAAGAGCAAATTCGCGCGCATAAAGCGCGTGCCAGCCTACCTTTCCAGCTTCTACGACAATATAGCGCGCTACATCTACGCTTATCGCTGACCTGCACAGCTTGAGCTAGATCAACGTCGGGCTCGGCGCGTGGGCGGCGGGAGCCGGCCACGTGGTTTCAATCCACCCAATATCAAGCTTTTGACGCATTGCGGCTGACGGACAGGCGCGGAGCGCTTAAGTCTTTCATGAGGAAACGGAAAAGATATTTTGAGGTGGTGAGAGCGCAGGGATTCGAACCCTGGACCTACTGATTAAAAGTCAGTTGCTCTACCGGCTGAGCTACGCTCTCCCGCGGCGGGCTTGGTTGCCCTTCGGAAGTGCGCGGAACATAGGTAGAGCGATCCGTTCGGTCAACCCAAAAAAAGCGGTTTCAACACTCAATACGGTTTTTTTTGTCGCACCCCCAAAAAGGTGATTGGAGAGAGGCGGCGGCTGGGGCTAAAACCGGCCTCAGGCATGTCGGGCCGATGGGTGAAATCCTTTTGCAGCAATGACATGCACGAAATGAATGTGTAAAGCGGCGGCGAATCGAAGGAATCGCATCGGCTTTGCGGGATGCGGAGTTTTTCTTGTCGATCGCCGATATTTCCCTTTTCAGCGCCCTTCTGGCTGGTGCGCTTTCGTTCCTGTCGCCCTGCGTCCTGCCGCTGGTGCCGCCGTACCTCTGTTATATGGCCGGCGTTTCGGTGGAGCAGTTCAGGGCGGAAGATGCGGCGCCGCGGCCGGAGATTCGCCGGGCGGTGTTGCTTTCGGCCTTTTTCTTCACGCTGGGTTTTGCGACCGTGTTTGTGGCGCTTGGGGCAGGCGCCTCGACGATCGGCACCTTGCTGCGCCAGAATCTCGACATTCTCGCCAAGATCGGCGGTTTCATCATCATCCTGATGGGCCTGAACTTCCTCGGTGTTTTCCGCATCGGCCTCTTTGCCCGCGAAGCGCGGTTTCAAAGTGGGGGCAAGCCGGCGACAGTGTCAGGCGCTTATGTGATGGGGCTTGCCTTCGCCTTCGGCTGGACACCCTGCATAGGTCCAGTACTGGGGGCGATCCTGGGTGTCGCCGCCGCGCGTGATACCGTGGGCGACGGCGCGATGCTGCTTGCAGTCTATTCGCTTGGCCTTGCGGTGCCGTTCTGGATCGCGGCGGCGTTTTCCGGGTCCTTCATGCGTTTCCTTGTCCGCTTCCGCCGCCATCTCGGCTTGGTTGAAAAGCTGCTGGGCGTGTTACTGGTGCTCACCGGCCTCGCTTTCATGTCCGGTTTCATCACCAATGTGGCGATCTGGTTCCAGGAGACCTTTCCGATCCTGATGAAAATCGGCTAAGCCTCCGCTGACATATTAGGCGAGGGGAATGATCGTGGCCGATATCGTGGGATTGCTGTTGCCATTTTTCGGCCTGATCTTCATCGGTTACGTGGCGGCGCGTATCACGAAGCAGCCGGTCGAGGCGATGGGCTGGCTGAATACCTTCATCATCTACGCGGCGCTGCCGGCCCTGTTTTTCAAGCTCGTCTCCAAGACGCCGGTGGAAGAGCTGGGGCGGATGGATTTTGTCGCGGCAAGCCTTGCCTGCACCTACGGCGTTTTCCTCTTGGTGTTTCTGATCAGCCGCTTCGTGCGGAAAAACAGTCTTTCCGAAACCACGATCCAGAGCTTTGCGGCGAGCTACGGCAACATCGGTTATATGGGGCCGGGCATCGCGCTTCTGGCGCTAGGGGAAAAAGCGGCGGTGCCGGTGGCACTGATCGTCTGTCTTGAAAATGCTGCCCACTTCATCGTGGCGCCAGCGATGATGGCGGTTGCGGGTGGCGACAAGCGCTCGGCGGCAAGGCTTGCCCTGGATGTCGCGCGCAAGGTCATCACCCATCCCTTCATCGTGTCTGTCGTCGCCGGTTTTCTGGCCGCTTCGTTCTCCTGGCAGCCACCGGAGGCAGTGCAGCGGCTGGTGGATTATCTGGCGCAGTCGGCCGCCCCGTGTGCGCTCTTCGCCATGGGGGTGACGCTGGCACTGCGGCCGATGAAACGGGTTCCGGTGGAAATCAGCTATATCGTGCCGGCCAAGCTGATCCTGCATCCGCTTGCGGCTTATCTCGTTCTCTCGTCGCTCGGGCGATTCGAGCCGGTGTGGATTTATTCCGCAGTGCTGCTGGCCGCGCTGCCGACAGCGACGAATGTCTTCGTCATCGGTCAGCAATATCACGTCTGGCAGGAGAGGGCGTCGGCCACGATCCTGATCTCGACGGTGCTTTCAGTCTTCACGCTGACGGGCGTGGTTTATTTCATCCAGCCTTTTTGAAGCTGCCGAACAGGAGCGAGGGCAGGGCCTTCAGTCCGCGACCGGGCTCGATGCCCTCGCGCATGACGATGCTCCTGAGTGTGCCGATGCCGGAGAGGACATGCAGGCCCGCCGCCCGAGCCATCTGCACCGGCAGAAAATCCGATAGCAGGGATCGGTTGAGAAGATCGACGCTCAGCGTGCGGCTATAGACGTCCGCGCGCCGCCTGCGGTCGAAACTGCTGCCGGCGTCTGCGGCAATCAGGCGGTCGGAGACGGCGCCCAGCAGTTCGGTCAGGGCAATAATGTCGCGAAGGCTGAGGTTCAGCCCCTGCGCGCCGATAGGCGGGAAGCCGTGCGCAGCCTCGCCGATCAGGGCGACACGACCCTTGCCGAAGCGATGCGCGGTCATGGAGGAGAGCGGCCATGCCTGCACGCTGTCATCGACGGTCACGGTGCCGAGCATCGACTGCATGCGTTCTTCAACCTTAAGGCTCAGCGCATCGAGCGGTAAGGCGGTCAGTTCTTTCGCCTGCTCCGGCGTGACGACCCAGACGAGGCTGGAGCGATCTCCCGGCAGCGGGACCTGTGTGAAAGGCCCGGTCGGCGTGTGGAATTCCGTCGAGACATTGCCGTGCGGGCGGGTGTGGCTGAGGTTCAGAACCACGGCAGTCTGCGGATAGGTCCACGACTTGACGCCGATGCCTGCCGCTTCCCGCACCATCGATTTCCTGCCATCGGCCCCTATCAGAAAATCGGCCGAAACGACCTCATTGTCCCCAAGCGTTACGGAGACGCGGTCATTGCCGATATCAATCGTCTCCGCTGTCGTTTCCAGCCGCGTGATATTGTTCTCCTGTTCAACCGCTTCGCTGAGAACGCCGAGCAGCGCTTCATTGGGAATGTTCCAGCCGAAAGCATCAAGGCCGATTTCGGACGAGCGGAACTGGACCGTCGGCGCACGCAGCAGCCGGTCCGTGCCGTCAATGATCTGCATGGTGGAAAGGCGAGCCGCCGAAGGGGCGATGCGCTGCCACAGGCCGAGACGATCCATGAATCGGATGGACTGATCCATCAGCGCCGTGGTGCGCTGGTCCCTGCGGCCGCTGGAGGGAGCGATGAGAACCACATGCCGGCCGGCGCGCGCCAAAGCGATGGCCGCTATCTGGCCCGCAAGGCCCGCACCGGTAATAGCAATATCAAAGTGTCTCATGGTCCTGATCCATTGTTATTTCCGCACCAACATAGTGCCTTTGCCGGGGCAAATCCACATGGGTACGGGAACATGCCATCAAGACGATTCGTTGATGGCCGGGCTATATTAGTCTTAGGATAAGCGAAATCAGCCGGTTGCAAAGCGTGGTGAATGGCCGCATACCGGAAGGAACAGGGCGGATGAAAAAAACGGGGCGCAGACGCTGACCATGAAAATTTTCAACTACAAGCGTGTTCCCTATGCGGAAATCCGCGCCTTTTCCGTTCATATTCTGACGGCATCCGGCTCATTTCTGGCCTTCCTCGGCGTCGTCGCGGCTTCCGAACACCGCTTCGTGGACATGTTCTGGTGGCTGGGGCTGGCGCTGCTCGTTGATGGCATCGACGGACCCATCGCACGCAAGGTGCGGGTCAAGGAAGTACTGCCAAACTGGTCCGGCGATACGCTGGACAATATCATCGACTATGTCACCTATGTGCTCCTGCCCGCCTTTGCGCTTTACCAGAGTGGCATGATCGGCGAACCCTGGTCGTTTGTGGCGGCCGGCATGATCGTGGTATCGAGCGCCATCTATTATGCCGATATGGGCATGAAGACCGATGAGTATTTCTTCTCGGGCTTTCCCGTCGTATGGAACATGGTGATCTTTACCCTGTTCGTGATGGATGCCAGCGCGACCACCGCGATGACTGTCGTGACAGTCTCCGTGTTCCTGACATTCCTGCCGATCAACTTCCTGCACCCGGTGCGGGTGAAGCGGCTGCGGCCGCTTAATCTGTTGGTCGTCGCCATCTGGTGCGCGCTTGGCGGGTATGCCCTGCTCATGCACTTCCAGACGCCCACCTGGGCGGTCATCGGTTTTGTGGCGAGCGGCATCTACCTCTATTGCATTGGCGGAATCCTGCAGTTTTTCCCGTCGCTCGGGGCAGAATGATGAAAAGATAAAGCTGTTTATTGTTTGCGCAAATTGCATTTAAGCACCGTCTTTTTCAGTTGTGCGCAGCAGCAAAACAGTTATCAATACATCATGATGGCGCAGCATTGCATACGACTTGCCGCGCGATTGGGAACAATGACCACGGCCGTTGAAACGCCTCGCAGAAGGCATGGATGGCTGGTGAGAGAGGGAACTCGTGACTGGAACTATGGCGCCAGAGGCCGTGCCTCTCCTGTCGGTTCGCAAGCTGACCAAACTTTTCGGCAATTTTGCCGCCTGCAATGGCATTGACCTCGATATCGCGCCGGGTGAAATCCACGCGCTTCTGGGTGAAAACGGCGCCGGCAAATCCACGCTTGTGAAGATGTTGTTCGGCGTTCTCGCGCCAAGCGAAGGCGAGATCGTGTGGCAGGGCCAGCCGGTATCCGTCGGCTCGCCAAGCGAAGCGCGCCGGCTCGGCATCGGCATGGTGTTCCAGCACTTCTCACTGTTCGAAGCGCTGACGGTTGCTGAAAATATCGCCCTGTCGCTTGACCCAAAAATTTCATTGAAGGAAATCGCCAAGGAAGCCGAGACGTTGTCGCGCGCCTATGGCCTGCCGCTTGATCCATACGCGCATGTGGCCGATCTTTCGGTCGGAGAACGTCAGCGGATCGAGATCGTCCGCGCCCTGTTGCAGAACCCGCGCCTCATCATCCTCGACGAGCCGACCTCGGTGCTGACGCCGCAGGAAGCCGACAAGCTGTTTCAGACGCTGGCAAAACTGAAGTCGGAAGGCCGTTCGGTGCTTTATATCAGCCACCGGCTGGAAGAGGTACAGCGCATTTGCGACCGCGCCACGGTCCTGCGCCACGGCAAGGTGACGGGAGCTTGCGATCCGCGCAAGGAGACGCCGGCGTCGCTGGCGCGTATGATGGTCGGCAGCGATGTCGCCAGCGTCTCGCGGGCGACGGGCGAAGCGCTCGGCGCGCCGCAGATCGAGGTGATGGGGCTGTCAGTTGCACCGCGCACGCCATTCGCGGTGGCGCTTAAATCGATCTCGATGAATGTTCGCGCAGGCGAGGTGCTGGCGATTGCCGGTGTGGCCGGCAACGGGCAGGGCGAGCTGTTCGATGCGCTCTCCGGCGAGTATCCTGTCTACAATAATGATGCCATTCATCTGCGCGGTAAGCCGGTGGGTCGAATCGGCATCAATGGCCGCCGGCTGATGGGCGCGGGCTTCGTGCCGGAGGAACGCCACGGTCACGCTGCCGTTCCCGGCATGAGCCTTTCCGACAATCTGTTGCTTGCGCGCGCGCGGTCCGACCGCAAGGCATTTCTCGCCGGCGGGTTCCTGCGGGTCATCAGGGGCTCGGTGATCAAGGCGGCGGCGCGCCGTATTTGCGAAAACATGGATGTGCGCAAGAGCGGCGCTGATCCGCTGGCCGGATCGCTTTCGGGCGGCAATCTGCAGAAATTCATCGTCGGGCGCGAGCTCGATCGGCAGCCTTCCGTGCTCGTCGTCAACCAGCCGACCTGGGGTGTGGATGCGGGTGCGGCGAGCCGCATCCGTCAGGCGCTTGTCGATCTCGCCAAGGCCGGCTCGGCCGTTATCGTCATCAGCCAGGATCTCGATGAAATCTTCGAGGTCGCCACCAATATCGCAGTCATTTCCGACGGCAAGCTTTCCGATGTTCATCCGGTGGAGGAGATGACGCTTGAAAAGATCGGCCTATTGATGGGCGGCATTCACACGTCACATTCGGGAGCCGCCCAGCATGCGCATTGAACTTGAAAAACGCGCAGGGGTCTCGAAACTTTTCACCCTGCTTTCGCCGCTTCTGGCGCTGGTGCTGACGCTGCTGGTCGGCGCCATCATGTTCGCCATGCTTGGCAAAAATCCGGCCCATGCGCTTTATGCCTTTTTCGTCGAGCCGCTGCTGGAAGTGTGGTCGCTGCATGAGCTGGCGATCAAGGCCGCGCCGCTGATCCTGATCGGCGTTGGTCTTTCCATCTGTTATCGCTCCAACAACTGGAACATCGGCGCGGAAGGGCAATTCACCATCGGCGCGATTACCGGCTCCATACTGCCAGTGCTTTATCCCGACTGGCATTCCCCGCTCATCCTGCCGCTGATGATGGTGATGGGCGCTGTCGGGGGCGCGCTTTATGCGGGTATTCCGGCGCTGTTGAAGACCAAGTTCAACACCAATGAAATTCTCGTCAGCCTGATGCTGGTCTATGTCGCGCAGTTGTTTCTCGACTGGTTGACGCGCGGCATCTGGCGCGATCCGGCGGGCTATAATTTTCCGCAGACGAAACCCTTCAACGAAAGCGCCGTGCTGCCGGAAATGCTGGCGTCCGGCCGGGCGCATTGGGGCTTCGTCTTCGCCATCGTTGCGGCCATCGCGCTGTGGTTCATGATGCGCTACATGCTGAAGGGCTTCGAAGTCACCGTGCTTGGCCAGTCGGCCCGGGCAGGGCGATTTGCCGGTTTCTCCTCCAGCCGCATGGTGTGGTTTTCACTGCTGCTTTCCGGCGCGCTGGCCGGGCTTGCCGGCATTTCGGAGGCGTCCGGCTCCATCGGCCACCTCCAGCCCAGCATTTCGCCGGGCTATGGATTTACCGCCATCATCGTCGCCTTTCTTGGCCGCCTCAATCCGCTCGGCATTATCCTCTCCGGCCTGGTTCTGGCGCTGACCTATCTCGGCGGCGAGGCAGCCCAGCTTTCGATCGGTGTTTCGGACAAGGTCACGCGCGTGTTTCAGGGGCTGATGCTGTTCTTCGTGCTCTCCTGCGACACGCTGATCTTCTATCGCATCCGTGTCGTTTTTTCCGGCAGGGCGCATCGCAGAGAAGGAGCGGCATGATGGATATGCTTCAGGCCATTCTCCTCACCGTCATCACCGCGGCGACGCCGCTCGTCATAGCCGCCTCCGGCGAGCTGGTGGTGGAGCGCTCGGGCGTGCTCAATCTCGGCGTCGAGGGCATGATGATCATGGGGGCGGTCTGCGCTTTCGCGACCGCGCATATGACGGGTTCGCCCTATCTCGGCATTCTTGCCGGCATTGCCTCGGGCGCGGTGTTTTCGCTGCTGTTCGGCTTCCTGACGCTGACGCTGGTGACGAACCAGGTGGCGACGGGCCTTGCGCTGACCATTCTCGGCCTCGGTGTATCGGGCATGCTGGGCGAAAGCTTCGTTGGCCTGCCCGGCATCAAGCTGCAGCCGATCGTGTTTCCTGTCTTGTCGGAAATACCCTTCATCGGGCCGCTGCTCTTTCGGCAGGATCTGATCTTCTACCTCTCGATAGCGCTTGTCGCCGGCATAGGCTGGTTCCTGTTCAAGAGCCGTACGGGCCTGAAAATCCGCGCTATCGGCGACAGCCATGCTTCGGCCCATGCGCTCGGCATCAACGTTATCCGGACCCGCTATCTAACCGTCATGTTCGGCGGTGCGTGTGCCGGTCTTGCTGGCGCGCAGCTGTCACTCGTCTACACGCCGCAATGGGTGGAAAACATGTCCGCCGGGCGCGGGTGGATCGCACTGGCGCTCGTCGTCTTCGCGTCCTGGCGTCCGTGGCGTCTGCTGGCTGGCGGTTATCTGTTCGGGGCGGTCACCATCGGACAGCTGCACGCGCAGGCCTTCGGCATCGGCGTGCCGTCGCAGTTGCTTTCGGCGCTACCTTACCTTGCAACCATTGTCGTGCTGGTCATCATCTCGCATAATCGCCGCACGACGTTGATCAACACACCGGCATCGCTCGGCAAATCCTTCGTGCCGGACAGGTAAAAACTATCCAGTCTCCAAACCAACAGGGGTAAAAATGAAAAAACTGGTCATCGCACTTGCCGCTTCCATCGCGGCACTTGGAGGCGTTGTTTCCTCCGCTGAAGCCGCCGACGCCAAGAAGGTCTGCTTCATCTATGTCGGCAGCCGCACGGATGGCGGCTGGACGCAGGCACATGATATCGGCCGCGAAGAGTTGCAGAAGCACTTCGGCGACAAGATCGAAACGCCGTTCCTCGAAAGCGTTCCGGAAGGCCCGGATGCCGAACGCGCTATCGAGCGTATGGCCCGTTCCGGCTGTGAGCTGGTGTTCACCACCTCCTTCGGCTTCATGGACGCCACCGTGAAGGTTGCCCAGAAATTCCCGAAGGTGAAGTTCGAGCATGCCACCGGCTTCAAGACGGCTGAGAACGTTGCGACCTACAATTCGCGCTTCTATGAAGGCCGTTACATTCAGGGCCAGATCGCCGCGAAAATGTCGAAAAAGGGCGTTGCCGGTTACATCGCATCCTTCCCGATCCCGGAAGTGGTGATGGGCATTGACGCCTTCGTTCTCGGCGCACAGTCCGTCAATCCTGAGTTCAAGGTCAAGGTCGTCTGGGCCAACACATGGTTTGACCCCGGCAAGGAAGCCGATGCCGCCAAGGCGCTGATCGACCAGGGCGTCGACATCCTGACGCAGCACACCGACACGACGGCGCCGATGCAGGTTGCAGCCGAGCGCGGCATCAAGGCTTTCGGTCAGGCTTCCGACATGATCAAGGCCGGGCCCGAGACGCAGCTGACGGCGATCAAGGATACCTGGGGCGCTTATTACATCAAGCGCACGCAGGCGCTTCTTGACGGCACCTGGAAGTCCGAATCGGTCTGGGACGGCCTGAAGGACGGCATCCTGACCATGGCCCCCTACACCAACATGCCCGACGACGTGAAGAAGATGGCTGAGGAAACCGAAGCCAAGATCAAGTCCGGCGAACTGCACCCCTTCACCGGCCCGGTGAAGAAGCAGGACGGTTCGGAGTGGCTGAAGGCTGGCGAAAAGGCTGAAGACAAGGTGCTGCTGGGCCTCAACTTCTACGTCGCCGGCGTGGATGACAAGCTGCCTCAGTAATGACGCGCGTCGCATAGGCCGCATCCGCACGCCGTCATCCCGGCTTTCAGCCGGGATCCAGCGCGATCAAGTCCTCATCGCAATGAGTCTTCTGACGGCGCAGACACGCCGTGGCTGGATGCCGGATCAGGTCTGGCATGACGGGAGAGAGTAGCGACCACTTCATCAACAAAGGCCGTGCATGAATTCATGCGCGGCCTTTGTTATTTTCACCGGTTTTATTGCTTGAACGAAGTTTGCCTTTGCTTTTCACGCAACTTGATGTTTTTCACTATAATCTGACTTGAGATATACGCGTCTGGCGCGATTTTTTGAGATCACCAGCCGAACGGAAGGACATGACATTTGCAGCGCGGAATGCTCGATGCAGCGATCGGTTTTCGAAAGCTGCGGACCAATCATGCACAGGTCGTTCACAAACTCGGTCTGGATATTGTCTCCGGCACCTTCAAAACTGGCGACATTCTTCCCGGTGATGCCGAGTTGAT
This genomic interval from Agrobacterium tumefaciens contains the following:
- a CDS encoding glycosyltransferase family 25 protein; this translates as MQPISTFPVYIISIARARARLEKMLEGASGLDLDLRPVDGVDGKTIAPENWRDFDRSGFELRNGRHALPGEYGCYASHIKALELFLSTDAPVAVVVEDDVAFTPDFSERVKAIVAIMPDDAIVKLTNHRRKGFKGRGTSALGDSFGRCIYGPQGSSACYIISRRAAQRFLNAARVMTLPFDRALECGWGYGTKVYVTDKDFLPFGDPNTLVATRAEYKKSKFARIKRVPAYLSSFYDNIARYIYAYR
- a CDS encoding cytochrome c biogenesis CcdA family protein, which produces MSIADISLFSALLAGALSFLSPCVLPLVPPYLCYMAGVSVEQFRAEDAAPRPEIRRAVLLSAFFFTLGFATVFVALGAGASTIGTLLRQNLDILAKIGGFIIILMGLNFLGVFRIGLFAREARFQSGGKPATVSGAYVMGLAFAFGWTPCIGPVLGAILGVAAARDTVGDGAMLLAVYSLGLAVPFWIAAAFSGSFMRFLVRFRRHLGLVEKLLGVLLVLTGLAFMSGFITNVAIWFQETFPILMKIG
- a CDS encoding AEC family transporter, with translation MADIVGLLLPFFGLIFIGYVAARITKQPVEAMGWLNTFIIYAALPALFFKLVSKTPVEELGRMDFVAASLACTYGVFLLVFLISRFVRKNSLSETTIQSFAASYGNIGYMGPGIALLALGEKAAVPVALIVCLENAAHFIVAPAMMAVAGGDKRSAARLALDVARKVITHPFIVSVVAGFLAASFSWQPPEAVQRLVDYLAQSAAPCALFAMGVTLALRPMKRVPVEISYIVPAKLILHPLAAYLVLSSLGRFEPVWIYSAVLLAALPTATNVFVIGQQYHVWQERASATILISTVLSVFTLTGVVYFIQPF
- a CDS encoding UbiH/UbiF family hydroxylase, translated to MRHFDIAITGAGLAGQIAAIALARAGRHVVLIAPSSGRRDQRTTALMDQSIRFMDRLGLWQRIAPSAARLSTMQIIDGTDRLLRAPTVQFRSSEIGLDAFGWNIPNEALLGVLSEAVEQENNITRLETTAETIDIGNDRVSVTLGDNEVVSADFLIGADGRKSMVREAAGIGVKSWTYPQTAVVLNLSHTRPHGNVSTEFHTPTGPFTQVPLPGDRSSLVWVVTPEQAKELTALPLDALSLKVEERMQSMLGTVTVDDSVQAWPLSSMTAHRFGKGRVALIGEAAHGFPPIGAQGLNLSLRDIIALTELLGAVSDRLIAADAGSSFDRRRRADVYSRTLSVDLLNRSLLSDFLPVQMARAAGLHVLSGIGTLRSIVMREGIEPGRGLKALPSLLFGSFKKAG
- the pcsA gene encoding phosphatidylcholine synthase, which produces MKIFNYKRVPYAEIRAFSVHILTASGSFLAFLGVVAASEHRFVDMFWWLGLALLVDGIDGPIARKVRVKEVLPNWSGDTLDNIIDYVTYVLLPAFALYQSGMIGEPWSFVAAGMIVVSSAIYYADMGMKTDEYFFSGFPVVWNMVIFTLFVMDASATTAMTVVTVSVFLTFLPINFLHPVRVKRLRPLNLLVVAIWCALGGYALLMHFQTPTWAVIGFVASGIYLYCIGGILQFFPSLGAE
- a CDS encoding ABC transporter ATP-binding protein, whose protein sequence is MAPEAVPLLSVRKLTKLFGNFAACNGIDLDIAPGEIHALLGENGAGKSTLVKMLFGVLAPSEGEIVWQGQPVSVGSPSEARRLGIGMVFQHFSLFEALTVAENIALSLDPKISLKEIAKEAETLSRAYGLPLDPYAHVADLSVGERQRIEIVRALLQNPRLIILDEPTSVLTPQEADKLFQTLAKLKSEGRSVLYISHRLEEVQRICDRATVLRHGKVTGACDPRKETPASLARMMVGSDVASVSRATGEALGAPQIEVMGLSVAPRTPFAVALKSISMNVRAGEVLAIAGVAGNGQGELFDALSGEYPVYNNDAIHLRGKPVGRIGINGRRLMGAGFVPEERHGHAAVPGMSLSDNLLLARARSDRKAFLAGGFLRVIRGSVIKAAARRICENMDVRKSGADPLAGSLSGGNLQKFIVGRELDRQPSVLVVNQPTWGVDAGAASRIRQALVDLAKAGSAVIVISQDLDEIFEVATNIAVISDGKLSDVHPVEEMTLEKIGLLMGGIHTSHSGAAQHAH
- a CDS encoding ABC transporter permease translates to MRIELEKRAGVSKLFTLLSPLLALVLTLLVGAIMFAMLGKNPAHALYAFFVEPLLEVWSLHELAIKAAPLILIGVGLSICYRSNNWNIGAEGQFTIGAITGSILPVLYPDWHSPLILPLMMVMGAVGGALYAGIPALLKTKFNTNEILVSLMLVYVAQLFLDWLTRGIWRDPAGYNFPQTKPFNESAVLPEMLASGRAHWGFVFAIVAAIALWFMMRYMLKGFEVTVLGQSARAGRFAGFSSSRMVWFSLLLSGALAGLAGISEASGSIGHLQPSISPGYGFTAIIVAFLGRLNPLGIILSGLVLALTYLGGEAAQLSIGVSDKVTRVFQGLMLFFVLSCDTLIFYRIRVVFSGRAHRREGAA
- a CDS encoding ABC transporter permease, which encodes MDMLQAILLTVITAATPLVIAASGELVVERSGVLNLGVEGMMIMGAVCAFATAHMTGSPYLGILAGIASGAVFSLLFGFLTLTLVTNQVATGLALTILGLGVSGMLGESFVGLPGIKLQPIVFPVLSEIPFIGPLLFRQDLIFYLSIALVAGIGWFLFKSRTGLKIRAIGDSHASAHALGINVIRTRYLTVMFGGACAGLAGAQLSLVYTPQWVENMSAGRGWIALALVVFASWRPWRLLAGGYLFGAVTIGQLHAQAFGIGVPSQLLSALPYLATIVVLVIISHNRRTTLINTPASLGKSFVPDR
- a CDS encoding BMP family ABC transporter substrate-binding protein → MKKLVIALAASIAALGGVVSSAEAADAKKVCFIYVGSRTDGGWTQAHDIGREELQKHFGDKIETPFLESVPEGPDAERAIERMARSGCELVFTTSFGFMDATVKVAQKFPKVKFEHATGFKTAENVATYNSRFYEGRYIQGQIAAKMSKKGVAGYIASFPIPEVVMGIDAFVLGAQSVNPEFKVKVVWANTWFDPGKEADAAKALIDQGVDILTQHTDTTAPMQVAAERGIKAFGQASDMIKAGPETQLTAIKDTWGAYYIKRTQALLDGTWKSESVWDGLKDGILTMAPYTNMPDDVKKMAEETEAKIKSGELHPFTGPVKKQDGSEWLKAGEKAEDKVLLGLNFYVAGVDDKLPQ